One Vibrio quintilis DNA segment encodes these proteins:
- a CDS encoding glycogen/starch/alpha-glucan phosphorylase has protein sequence MKPVLQKSFDKQLFLDNVKRHLTSTYATTQEHATKRSWYLAMSRALSELTTLDLLETEQDENIVQAKSVNYLSLEFLIGRLTGNNLLNMGIFEMIRDAMSELGQDLSELLEEERDPSLGNGGLGRLAACFMDSLAAQEFPAVGYGLHYEYGLFKQSFKEGHQQEAPDAWCGVEGYPWEVARPELAQEIGFYGHVQTEEVNGREVRRWIPGMSVKGMPWDIPVVGYKSDTVYPLRLWECQAIAPFSLESFNNGNYFEAQHALIDAGNITKVLYPNDNHEKGKTLRLMQQYFHSAASIRDILRRHELAGHAIEDLPKYETIQLNDTHPAIAIPELMRILLDEKGINWNEAWNISSQTFAYTNHTLLPEALETWDEALILRLLPRHMEIIYDINHRFLQEVRAQWPGDVNKQQKLSIIQEGFHRMVRMANLCVVGSYAVNGVAAMHSELVKRDLFPEFNELYPNRLLNVTNGITPRRWLQYCNPGLSDLITSKIGDSWPVALDELAALKELADDRDFQHEFMAVKKENKVRLAEWVKAHLDIDLNTDAIFDVQIKRLHEYKRQHLNLLHILSLYYRLMENPQFEMEPRVFIFAAKAAPGYYLAKEIIYAINMIAEKINHDPKVNEKLKIVFVPDYRVSMAEIIIPATDVSEQISTAGKEASGTGNMKMALNGALTIGTMDGANVEIREEVGDENIYIFGLEVDEVEKLKASGYNPYDYYNADPLLKASLDLLLGDTFTPGHPGKLRTIYESLLDGGDPYLVLADFASYVEAQARVDQQYRDQTGWAKKAIINTALVGKFSSDRSIRDYVDNIWKLKQVKR, from the coding sequence ATGAAACCTGTATTGCAAAAATCATTTGATAAACAGTTATTTCTGGATAATGTAAAGCGCCATCTGACGTCCACCTATGCAACCACGCAAGAGCATGCAACGAAGCGTTCCTGGTATCTTGCGATGTCCCGTGCGTTGTCAGAACTGACCACACTCGACCTGCTGGAAACAGAGCAGGATGAGAACATTGTTCAGGCAAAGAGTGTGAATTACCTGTCGCTTGAATTTTTGATCGGACGCCTGACAGGAAATAACCTGTTGAATATGGGCATTTTTGAGATGATTCGTGATGCTATGAGTGAGCTCGGACAGGATTTATCTGAGCTACTGGAAGAGGAGCGGGATCCATCACTTGGCAACGGTGGTCTTGGCCGCCTTGCAGCCTGTTTTATGGATTCACTGGCTGCGCAGGAATTCCCTGCCGTGGGTTATGGCTTACATTATGAGTACGGCTTGTTTAAGCAGTCTTTTAAAGAGGGCCACCAGCAGGAAGCGCCGGATGCCTGGTGCGGTGTCGAAGGTTATCCCTGGGAAGTTGCAAGACCAGAACTGGCGCAGGAAATTGGCTTCTACGGGCATGTTCAGACTGAAGAGGTGAATGGCAGGGAAGTGCGGCGCTGGATTCCCGGTATGAGTGTAAAAGGCATGCCATGGGATATTCCGGTCGTCGGATATAAGAGTGATACCGTTTATCCGCTCCGCTTGTGGGAATGTCAGGCGATCGCACCATTTTCACTTGAAAGCTTTAACAACGGAAACTACTTTGAAGCACAGCACGCGCTGATTGATGCCGGGAACATTACCAAGGTTCTCTATCCGAATGACAACCATGAAAAAGGCAAAACCCTGCGTCTGATGCAGCAGTATTTTCATAGTGCTGCGTCGATCAGAGATATTCTCCGGCGACATGAACTGGCCGGCCATGCTATAGAAGATTTACCCAAATATGAAACTATCCAGCTGAATGATACCCATCCGGCTATTGCGATTCCCGAATTGATGCGGATTCTGCTTGATGAGAAAGGCATAAACTGGAATGAAGCCTGGAATATCAGCAGTCAGACATTTGCTTATACCAATCACACGTTATTACCTGAGGCGCTTGAAACATGGGATGAAGCCTTGATTCTCCGGCTGCTACCCCGTCATATGGAAATCATCTACGATATCAATCATCGTTTCTTACAGGAAGTCCGGGCGCAGTGGCCGGGGGATGTGAACAAGCAGCAAAAGCTGTCGATTATTCAGGAAGGGTTCCACCGGATGGTCCGGATGGCCAATCTTTGTGTAGTCGGTTCTTATGCAGTGAACGGTGTGGCCGCAATGCACTCCGAATTAGTCAAAAGAGATCTTTTCCCTGAATTTAATGAGCTCTATCCAAACCGGCTGTTGAATGTGACCAACGGAATTACGCCAAGGCGCTGGCTACAGTATTGTAATCCCGGTTTATCCGATCTGATTACCTCAAAAATTGGTGATTCGTGGCCGGTTGCGCTGGATGAGCTGGCAGCACTGAAAGAACTGGCGGATGACCGCGACTTTCAGCATGAATTTATGGCGGTGAAAAAAGAGAATAAAGTCCGTCTGGCAGAGTGGGTCAAAGCGCATCTGGATATTGATCTGAATACCGATGCCATTTTTGATGTTCAGATCAAGCGGTTACACGAATACAAGCGTCAGCATCTGAATTTATTGCATATTTTATCTCTGTATTACCGGTTGATGGAAAACCCGCAGTTTGAGATGGAACCCAGAGTCTTTATTTTCGCAGCGAAAGCGGCCCCCGGTTATTACCTGGCAAAAGAAATTATTTATGCGATTAATATGATTGCAGAAAAAATCAATCATGATCCGAAGGTGAATGAAAAACTTAAAATTGTCTTCGTTCCGGATTACCGGGTCAGTATGGCTGAAATCATTATTCCCGCAACCGATGTGTCCGAACAAATCTCAACGGCCGGGAAGGAAGCCTCCGGTACCGGTAATATGAAGATGGCGCTGAATGGTGCATTAACCATCGGAACAATGGATGGCGCGAACGTTGAAATCCGTGAAGAAGTCGGGGATGAGAATATCTATATTTTCGGCTTAGAAGTGGACGAGGTCGAGAAATTAAAAGCCAGTGGCTATAACCCATATGACTACTACAATGCGGATCCTTTGCTCAAAGCATCTCTGGATCTGCTGTTAGGTGATACATTCACGCCGGGTCATCCCGGGAAGCTCAGAACCATTTATGAAAGTTTGCTCGATGGCGGGGATCCGTATCTTGTACTGGCGGACTTCGCCTCTTATGTCGAAGCGCAGGCCAGAGTCGATCAGCAATACCGGGATCAGACCGGCTGGGCGAAAAAAGCGATTATAAATACAGCGCTGGTAGGTAAATTCAGCTCCGACCGCAGTATCCGGGATTATGTTGATAATATCTGGAAACTAAAGCAGGTAAAACGTTAA
- the cyoE gene encoding heme o synthase, with translation MIKGYLSITKPGIIIGNLISTAAGFFLAAKTEAATPLLLLYAMAGVALVIASGCVVNNIIDRDIDRKMSRTRERLLVRGDINVDHAFIFAIILLISGTALLYLQTNPLTTVIVLLGYIFYVFFYTMWYKRTSVYGTLVGSISGAVPPLAGYLAVTNYISPEALLLFALFCLWQMPHSYAIAMFRMQDYRQAGIPVLPVVSGIKKARQHMMAYVAAFNAVALGLYLAGNTGYEYLVVAAVVCFMWTRVTFRKMDSNNYEVWSRQVFKMSLVVVMSLSTVLGVELIPLSL, from the coding sequence ATGATTAAAGGTTATCTGTCAATTACGAAACCCGGAATCATTATCGGTAATCTGATATCAACTGCAGCGGGGTTTTTCCTCGCTGCAAAAACAGAAGCAGCAACACCACTGCTTCTGCTGTATGCAATGGCGGGTGTCGCCTTAGTGATTGCTTCGGGATGTGTGGTGAACAACATTATTGACCGCGATATCGACCGGAAGATGTCCCGGACGCGGGAGCGTTTGCTGGTACGTGGTGATATTAATGTTGATCATGCCTTCATCTTTGCGATCATTTTGCTGATATCCGGCACGGCATTGTTGTACCTGCAGACGAATCCGCTGACGACAGTGATTGTACTACTCGGATACATCTTTTATGTGTTCTTTTACACCATGTGGTACAAGCGGACTTCTGTATACGGCACCTTAGTCGGTAGTATTTCCGGGGCGGTTCCGCCTCTGGCTGGCTACCTGGCTGTGACCAACTATATCAGTCCTGAAGCATTGCTGCTTTTTGCGTTGTTTTGTCTGTGGCAAATGCCGCACTCTTATGCGATTGCCATGTTCCGCATGCAGGACTACCGTCAGGCTGGTATCCCGGTCCTCCCCGTTGTTTCCGGGATTAAAAAAGCGCGTCAGCATATGATGGCTTACGTGGCTGCATTTAATGCCGTTGCTCTGGGACTCTATCTGGCCGGGAATACCGGTTATGAGTATCTGGTTGTTGCTGCTGTTGTCTGTTTTATGTGGACCCGGGTTACATTCCGCAAGATGGACAGTAATAACTATGAGGTCTGGTCACGACAGGTATTTAAAATGTCACTGGTCGTTGTGATGAGTTTAAGTACCGTCTTAGGTGTTGAGCTGATACCGTTGAGTCTCTGA
- the cyoD gene encoding cytochrome o ubiquinol oxidase subunit IV, with product MSNQHAESGTKGYIIGFIASLILTAIPFYYAGTQSLSAHTTYAILFGCAIVQVIVHFVYFLHMELKTDEGRWNFISLIFAAIVVLIVIGGSLWIMWNLNINMMM from the coding sequence ATGAGTAATCAACATGCTGAGAGCGGAACAAAAGGTTATATTATCGGCTTTATTGCCTCTCTGATCTTAACCGCGATTCCGTTTTACTATGCAGGCACGCAAAGCCTGTCTGCACATACAACCTACGCGATTCTGTTCGGGTGTGCCATTGTTCAGGTTATCGTTCATTTTGTTTATTTTCTGCACATGGAGCTGAAAACAGACGAAGGGCGCTGGAACTTTATCTCACTGATATTTGCTGCAATTGTCGTATTAATCGTGATTGGGGGATCGCTGTGGATTATGTGGAACCTCAACATCAATATGATGATGTAG
- the cyoC gene encoding cytochrome o ubiquinol oxidase subunit III has product MQANSAVDHGHDHHHASGNKLFGFWIYLMSDCILFASLFATYAVLSSGTAGGPAGKDIFELPFVFVETMLLLLSSITFGFGMIAMKRKQLGSMNLWLVITFLFGLGFIAMEIYEFHHLISMGYGPDRSAFLSAFFTLVGTHGIHVTSGLIWLAVCLWQLNKKGLTEVMETRFGCLSLFWHFLDIVWICVFTFVYLVGVMS; this is encoded by the coding sequence ATGCAAGCTAATTCTGCGGTCGATCACGGGCATGATCACCACCACGCCAGTGGCAACAAACTGTTCGGATTCTGGATCTACCTGATGAGTGACTGTATTTTGTTTGCAAGTTTATTTGCAACATATGCCGTGCTGTCATCGGGGACTGCCGGCGGTCCGGCCGGTAAAGATATTTTTGAATTACCCTTTGTTTTTGTTGAAACCATGTTACTGCTGCTCAGTAGTATTACTTTCGGTTTCGGCATGATCGCGATGAAACGGAAACAACTGGGCAGTATGAACCTGTGGCTGGTGATTACATTCCTGTTTGGTCTTGGTTTTATCGCCATGGAGATCTATGAGTTCCATCACCTGATTTCGATGGGATATGGTCCGGACAGAAGTGCTTTCCTCTCTGCATTCTTTACGCTGGTTGGGACACACGGCATCCACGTGACTTCCGGTTTAATCTGGCTGGCGGTTTGTCTGTGGCAACTGAATAAGAAAGGATTGACTGAAGTGATGGAAACACGCTTTGGCTGCCTGAGTTTGTTCTGGCACTTCCTTGATATTGTCTGGATTTGTGTCTTCACATTTGTCTATTTAGTCGGGGTGATGTCATGA